In the genome of Mucilaginibacter sp. 14171R-50, the window GTATTTGGCTATGGGGCAGAAAGCCCTTCAATGCAGCCACGAGCCAGACATACTACCATATTTATTGACCGCATGGAGTGTTGTTGAGTCAGGCGGGTAAGGTATACCTCTCCATTATCATTTTGAATATTGCCTGCCTGGAAGCCCGGCTGTCGTCCGTCCCGTTTTCAACCTGCTCAGCAGCAACGGCCAAACTTTCATCTTTTACAGAGTGACGGAACCAGTTGGAATAGTCATGACGACGTAGATGGTATGACCAGGTATCATCATCTACGCCGCTTCCCATCTGAATGAACATCATCAGGTTATTAGCTTTCAGATTGAGGCGGTGAGCAGGGCCATTAAAATAGAAGCTATTGTAACCCATATCGCCGGTTGCATACTTGCGTTTATGCCTCATGAGCAGCGAGCCCGGCAGGTCACTTTTAACCAGCCGCAAATGGGGCCGGTTTTTTTGCCAAACCAGTACTTCGCCTTTTTGAAACGACTGATTTTCAGGCATAGGGAGGTCAGCAGATAATATGTGGGCCACTGATCGCATGGTCTGGTCGGGCGCTTCGCCCATAACCAGCGCAGTATTTATCCTTTTAACCAATTCCCGGTCCAGCAGTTCGGGCCTTGTGGTGATGGCCATAAAGCTGTTAAACTCTACCGGGAATTCTACCTGGCGGGAGCTGTGCTGATGCGGCATCAGGTGATGAGCCTCATCCATGATGATAAAGTGCGGATGACCCGTAGCTTTCCGAAGCCCGGCAACTGCCTGCGCTAACTTGTTGAAATAGGCGGGGCGGTCATCCAGCGGAACGGCCAGAATGCATACGATCACGTTTTCATCGGCCCTGGTCAGCAAGGCTGTTACTTCACCTATCTGGGGCGGATGGTCTCCGTCACCAATCGTAAGTATGCCAGGTAAGTCCTGATAATCACCCTCAGGATCAATGAGGCAGAATTGATAAGCTTTTGCAATCAATTTTTCGATAAAGGCAGCAGCCAGTGTGGTTTTCCCGAAACCGGAAGTACCCGCAAGTAATATCCGCTCGCCATAGGGGCATACCTCAAATAAACTACCGTTCATTTCTTTGCCTAATGACAAGTAGTGCCGGGACAAGCAAGGATCGATCTGCGCCAGATCATCATCTATCAGCCGTTGAATAAGCTGCATCACACCTTCGCCCGCAGGCCTGTCGGTAGTCCAGTCTGCAATTTGGCAAACCTGCGGCAGGGCATTTTGAACAGCTACAGCGCATTCCGCCGTAAGCAGCATAGCGGTATCATTCTCCGCATCGCCAATAGCTACCGAGTTATGTTCAGACATCTGCAACTCGCGTAATGCCTGGTGCAGGCCGGTGGCCTTGTTTATACCGGGCGGCAATACCATTACGGCACCTTTATTAAAGATCAGCTGATATTCTAAACCTGCGGTCTTTATCGCGTTCAAAAAAACCTGCTGATGCGGCTCCCGGCCGGCAACAATTACATGCCCTATGGCAACAGGCACCGCCTGATCCTCTAAAAAATCGATAAATTCCTTTGGTGGGGGTGAACCCAGCAGCGCCAAAGTGAGGGTTGCCGGACAATAGATCACCGCACCGTTTTCTGCTACGATACGATCGAATACAACGTACTCGGGAAATACTGCTTTTAACTCTTCCAACTGGCGCCCGGTTACCAGAATAAGCTTCCTCCCGGTTGCCTTAAGCGCTTTAAGCGCCTGGATAGCTTCAGGCATAACCCGGTCGTTACTGGCAAGTGTGCCGTCATAATCAGTAATGAAGCAATGGTATCGCATAGCAAGTGATTGATAAACAAAGCTTTTGATTCTGTAAATAAGCTGCAATGACTTTAGTCAGGCAGATAACTGATCGCCAACAGCCTGCAGATCATCCACCCGGGTGATAAATATCATTTAAGTTACCGTCGCCAAATATGACCTTTGTAACTCAACAAAAACGACAAACATGAAAAATTTGGAAAACAAGGTAGCTATCATCACCGGTGCAGCTTCGGGCATTGGCAAGGCCATAGCGCTGCTTTACGCAGCCGAAGGCGCAAAACTGGTTCTTTCAGACATTAATACTGAGCACGGCGAAGCCGTTGTGGGGGAGATCAAAAGCAAAGGTGGTGAAGCGATATTCCTTCAGACAGATACTTCTTTACCTGTTGCAAATGAAAAGCTGGTTGAAAACGCCATTAAGCAGTTTGGTGGCTTGCACATAGCTGTTAATAACGCGGGCATCGGCGGTCCGTTGAGTCAGGTGGCCGAGTATCCGTTAGAAGGCTGGGATAAGGTGATCAGTACCAACCTTTCCGGGGTGTTTTATGGCATGCATTACCAGGTTCCGGCAATTATCAATTCAGGTGGAGGAAGTATTGTAAACATGGCCTCTATCCTGGGTAAAGTAGCAACAAAGGGTTCGCCGGCCTATGTTGCAGCCAAACATGGCGTAATTGGTTTAACTGAAGCGGCTGCGCTTGAATACGCCGATAAAGGCGTGCGTATCAATAGCATAGGCCCCGGATATATCCGTACACCTTTATTGGATATGCTTGACGAAAGCGCGTTAAACGCTGTGAAAGCATTACACCCCATGGGCCGCCTGGGTACGGCGGAAGAAGTTGCCGAATTAGCGCTGTGGCTCAATTCAGACAAAGCCTCGTTTGTTACCGGCTCGTATTACAATATTGATGGTGGTTATCTGGCGCAGTAAACGATATGTGGCATGAGAAAAGCAGCTGTGTTCAGGCCGGCGCGAATCCTTTTTTACATACTATCGCTACTGGTCTTTTACCTCGCTATCCGGTACATCGGAACGTTAAAAGATATCCGTTTGCTTTTGGCACAAATGAGCGCGGCCTGGCTTATCCTGGCCGTTACTGCCCAGGTAACAACTTATTTGTTAAACGTGATGATCTTTCGAACACTTTTGAATGGCCAAAC includes:
- a CDS encoding HAD family hydrolase gives rise to the protein MRYHCFITDYDGTLASNDRVMPEAIQALKALKATGRKLILVTGRQLEELKAVFPEYVVFDRIVAENGAVIYCPATLTLALLGSPPPKEFIDFLEDQAVPVAIGHVIVAGREPHQQVFLNAIKTAGLEYQLIFNKGAVMVLPPGINKATGLHQALRELQMSEHNSVAIGDAENDTAMLLTAECAVAVQNALPQVCQIADWTTDRPAGEGVMQLIQRLIDDDLAQIDPCLSRHYLSLGKEMNGSLFEVCPYGERILLAGTSGFGKTTLAAAFIEKLIAKAYQFCLIDPEGDYQDLPGILTIGDGDHPPQIGEVTALLTRADENVIVCILAVPLDDRPAYFNKLAQAVAGLRKATGHPHFIIMDEAHHLMPHQHSSRQVEFPVEFNSFMAITTRPELLDRELVKRINTALVMGEAPDQTMRSVAHILSADLPMPENQSFQKGEVLVWQKNRPHLRLVKSDLPGSLLMRHKRKYATGDMGYNSFYFNGPAHRLNLKANNLMMFIQMGSGVDDDTWSYHLRRHDYSNWFRHSVKDESLAVAAEQVENGTDDSRASRQAIFKMIMERYTLPA
- a CDS encoding SDR family NAD(P)-dependent oxidoreductase; translated protein: MKNLENKVAIITGAASGIGKAIALLYAAEGAKLVLSDINTEHGEAVVGEIKSKGGEAIFLQTDTSLPVANEKLVENAIKQFGGLHIAVNNAGIGGPLSQVAEYPLEGWDKVISTNLSGVFYGMHYQVPAIINSGGGSIVNMASILGKVATKGSPAYVAAKHGVIGLTEAAALEYADKGVRINSIGPGYIRTPLLDMLDESALNAVKALHPMGRLGTAEEVAELALWLNSDKASFVTGSYYNIDGGYLAQ